A single region of the Mycobacterium lentiflavum genome encodes:
- a CDS encoding 2Fe-2S iron-sulfur cluster-binding protein translates to MAVREQPTPAGPPRSSHAGGHTEIRIRVDDTDHRVVVDNRTTVLDLLREELGVTAPKKGCDHGQCGACTVLLDGRRVVTCLALAVAYDGAVIVTAAGLGDGDALHPLARAFVEHDGFQCGYCTPGQICSAVGMLDELKAGAPSYVTEDISRAPEFTDAEIRERLSGNLCRCGAYANIVAAVKAVGR, encoded by the coding sequence ATGGCCGTTCGAGAGCAACCGACGCCGGCGGGGCCACCACGGTCATCACACGCCGGCGGCCACACCGAGATCAGGATCCGGGTCGACGACACCGACCATCGCGTGGTCGTCGACAACCGCACTACCGTGCTGGACCTGCTGCGCGAGGAATTGGGCGTCACCGCGCCCAAGAAAGGTTGCGATCATGGTCAGTGCGGGGCGTGCACTGTGTTGCTCGATGGTCGCCGTGTCGTGACGTGTCTGGCACTGGCAGTCGCTTATGACGGCGCGGTGATCGTCACCGCCGCCGGGCTCGGCGACGGCGACGCACTGCACCCCCTCGCGCGGGCCTTCGTCGAGCACGACGGGTTCCAGTGCGGCTACTGCACGCCCGGACAGATCTGCTCGGCGGTGGGTATGCTCGACGAACTTAAAGCGGGCGCCCCCAGCTACGTCACCGAGGACATCTCACGTGCGCCGGAGTTCACCGACGCCGAGATACGGGAACGTCTGAGTGGCAACTTATGCCGCTGCGGCGCCTATGCCAACATCGTGGCTGCAGTCAAGGCGGTCGGGCGATGA
- a CDS encoding VOC family protein, translating to MTQATSLPQQPRTITHVGITVTDAQAAIDWYQRILGFQLLHEPQEYTAGEGYFGGLVADMLGPHVVSGKIAMMDAGNGVGLELFEFSDPKPDQRSADENTQFYLRKTGTFHFCVVDPDVEGLAQRIADTGGRKRSAVWEFAPGASFYVCYCEDPFGNIVEIYSHSTCHIWSALAQSNKKAGAHQL from the coding sequence ATGACTCAAGCCACATCGCTGCCGCAGCAGCCGCGGACCATCACGCACGTCGGCATTACGGTCACTGACGCGCAGGCGGCCATCGACTGGTATCAACGCATCCTCGGATTCCAACTCCTGCATGAGCCTCAGGAGTACACCGCGGGCGAGGGGTATTTTGGCGGACTGGTCGCCGACATGCTCGGTCCGCATGTGGTGAGTGGGAAGATCGCGATGATGGACGCCGGAAACGGTGTGGGACTGGAACTCTTCGAGTTCTCCGACCCCAAGCCGGACCAGCGCAGTGCTGACGAGAACACTCAGTTCTATCTTCGCAAGACCGGCACCTTTCACTTCTGTGTGGTCGACCCCGACGTCGAGGGGTTGGCGCAGCGGATCGCCGACACGGGCGGGCGGAAGCGCAGTGCGGTATGGGAATTCGCTCCCGGGGCGAGCTTCTACGTGTGCTACTGCGAGGATCCGTTCGGCAATATCGTGGAGATCTATTCGCATAGCACATGCCACATCTGGAGCGCGCTGGCGCAATCGAACAAGAAGGCCGGCGCACATCAACTCTGA
- a CDS encoding helix-turn-helix transcriptional regulator: MAAHESRCVTALEVLPVRGRSRELAVIDTLVERLAGGRGSVVLIDGPPGIGKTRLLRECGERTVSHGGRLLSATATEHQRAVPFAPLFSATLAADPPVGDADALRALGSVADLRYWVVRELQSAIAETARATPLMIAIDDAHLADAGTVTALRLLMAALADAPVLWALTTRNGTCGAAIRDAVQALGAGGVAHAAHLLLPPVDVVAAAGIVSDILGSSVDDSLSQLAAQATGNPFLVIELLHGLREDNRIQFAGGRASAIGPTLPRRMVTTMEKRLDSLNPMTRELVGLASILPERFSVTLLARMLDRRPAELVGAITEAVRADLLIGDEELLKFRHDLLRSAARDTLPESLRRALERESADVLLDLGAVPEDVAPQLARSAEVGDLAAVASLRSAARSLARADCSGAADIALRALELAGCEPALRAALLAENVELLIRASRFDEAEAMAARALSGDLPPQAEADIRVSLSMLPTRWPQHRAAENRSVLTLPDLAPVTRARNQAWLASTMMLDGQLAAGPVAREALEQLARLDDVETETLAKTTVAAVELATGYGRRASAICDDVMAGSARLGASSSAGQAATRYCSMVLAALGRLEDATAIVAVNRAVAEAERKTSTVQLLDMIQAMCDAAAGQLGQARAAFAPHVQTVGAHDYVVADVVALTHLALVAVHLDDKTLIRHTSSAARGVAQDGCTDSARVRARCVLARAAWYRGDLTSAVRHLGQKAPLLPLPLWPTDFDNVVLTARLAAATGDEVAHRHAGMTLDVLERENPRAPLLSGVAQYVRGLLERDVASLAGAVNTLSTAERPMLHAAALEDLGQLLRDADQRDAAADTLSQAFDVYSAHGAVGDARRTARSLHDFGVSRRIVRTRAKTGWESLTPAELRVAELVIEGASNPEVAQRLSLSPHTVNTHLRHVYSKLGVNSRTELKRVAAVKRRPTRSARQSSGLRAV; encoded by the coding sequence ATGGCAGCTCACGAGTCCCGATGCGTGACCGCTCTGGAAGTTCTGCCCGTCCGTGGCCGGTCGCGCGAACTGGCCGTCATCGATACCCTTGTCGAGCGCCTGGCAGGCGGGCGGGGCTCGGTAGTTTTGATCGACGGTCCGCCGGGGATCGGCAAGACGCGTCTGCTCCGCGAGTGCGGTGAGCGCACCGTGTCGCACGGCGGGCGCCTCCTGTCGGCCACCGCGACCGAACACCAACGCGCGGTGCCGTTCGCTCCCCTGTTCAGTGCCACGTTGGCAGCTGATCCGCCGGTCGGTGACGCCGACGCGCTGCGTGCGCTGGGTTCGGTCGCCGACTTGCGTTACTGGGTGGTGCGCGAGCTGCAGTCGGCCATCGCCGAGACGGCGCGGGCGACGCCGTTGATGATCGCCATCGACGACGCTCACCTTGCGGACGCGGGTACGGTCACTGCGCTGCGCCTGTTAATGGCGGCATTGGCGGACGCGCCCGTCCTGTGGGCGCTTACCACCCGGAACGGAACGTGCGGTGCGGCGATTCGCGACGCGGTCCAAGCGCTTGGCGCCGGCGGGGTGGCCCACGCCGCCCATTTGCTGTTGCCACCCGTGGACGTCGTCGCGGCCGCCGGCATCGTCTCCGACATTTTGGGCAGCAGCGTCGATGACTCGCTGTCGCAGCTTGCTGCCCAAGCGACGGGTAATCCGTTTCTCGTCATCGAACTGCTGCACGGCCTGCGGGAGGACAATCGAATTCAATTTGCGGGCGGGCGGGCATCCGCGATCGGCCCGACGCTGCCACGGCGCATGGTCACCACGATGGAGAAACGTCTGGACAGCCTGAACCCGATGACTCGTGAACTTGTCGGGCTGGCATCGATTCTCCCCGAACGGTTTTCGGTCACACTGTTGGCCAGGATGCTCGATCGGCGACCCGCCGAGCTGGTCGGTGCGATTACCGAAGCCGTGCGCGCGGATCTGCTCATCGGCGATGAGGAGCTTTTGAAGTTCCGGCACGATCTGCTTCGAAGCGCCGCGCGCGACACACTGCCGGAGTCGCTGCGCCGCGCGTTGGAACGCGAATCGGCCGACGTTCTGCTTGACCTGGGGGCCGTGCCCGAAGACGTGGCGCCACAGTTGGCGCGCAGCGCCGAAGTCGGCGACCTCGCCGCCGTGGCATCATTGCGGTCGGCAGCACGGTCACTGGCGCGAGCCGACTGCTCGGGCGCGGCGGACATCGCCCTGCGAGCCCTCGAACTGGCCGGATGTGAGCCCGCGCTGCGCGCGGCGCTACTGGCCGAGAACGTCGAACTTTTGATTCGAGCCTCCCGATTTGACGAGGCCGAGGCGATGGCGGCGCGGGCCCTCTCGGGTGACCTGCCGCCTCAGGCCGAAGCCGACATCCGCGTCAGTCTGTCGATGCTGCCGACGCGCTGGCCACAACACCGGGCTGCAGAGAACCGCTCAGTCTTGACGCTGCCGGACCTTGCCCCCGTGACGCGCGCACGAAACCAGGCCTGGCTTGCCTCCACCATGATGCTCGACGGTCAGCTGGCGGCAGGTCCTGTCGCACGCGAAGCGCTCGAACAACTGGCACGCCTCGATGACGTCGAGACCGAGACGCTGGCCAAAACGACAGTGGCGGCCGTCGAACTGGCGACCGGATACGGACGGCGCGCGTCGGCAATCTGCGACGACGTGATGGCCGGCTCGGCGCGGCTTGGTGCCTCCTCGTCGGCCGGGCAGGCGGCAACTCGATACTGCTCGATGGTGTTGGCAGCGCTGGGTCGACTTGAGGACGCGACCGCCATCGTCGCGGTGAACCGAGCGGTCGCCGAGGCGGAGCGCAAGACGTCCACCGTCCAGCTACTCGACATGATCCAGGCCATGTGCGACGCCGCGGCGGGCCAGTTGGGCCAAGCGCGAGCCGCGTTCGCGCCTCACGTGCAGACGGTCGGCGCTCATGACTACGTGGTCGCCGATGTCGTAGCGCTGACCCACCTGGCCCTTGTCGCGGTCCACCTTGACGACAAGACCCTCATCAGGCACACCAGCAGCGCCGCTCGTGGCGTGGCCCAAGATGGCTGTACCGATTCGGCTCGGGTGCGTGCGCGTTGTGTTCTGGCCCGCGCCGCCTGGTACCGAGGGGACCTGACCAGCGCCGTCAGGCATCTGGGACAAAAGGCACCGTTGTTGCCCCTTCCGTTGTGGCCGACGGACTTCGATAACGTGGTGCTGACCGCCCGACTGGCGGCAGCCACCGGCGACGAAGTCGCGCACCGCCATGCTGGGATGACGCTCGACGTCCTGGAGAGGGAAAATCCCCGCGCTCCCTTGTTATCCGGTGTCGCTCAGTACGTGCGCGGGCTCCTCGAGCGCGATGTCGCGTCGCTCGCCGGGGCGGTCAACACCTTGAGCACCGCTGAACGGCCGATGCTGCACGCCGCGGCTCTGGAGGACCTCGGGCAGTTGCTGCGCGACGCAGACCAGCGTGATGCCGCCGCCGACACCCTCAGCCAAGCATTCGATGTGTACAGCGCGCACGGTGCCGTGGGTGACGCCCGGCGCACCGCACGCAGCCTCCACGACTTCGGCGTGAGCCGACGCATCGTTCGCACCAGAGCGAAGACGGGCTGGGAGAGCCTAACCCCCGCGGAGCTCCGAGTGGCCGAACTCGTGATCGAAGGTGCCTCCAACCCCGAAGTTGCCCAGAGACTTTCGTTGTCGCCGCATACTGTAAACACCCACCTGCGGCACGTCTACAGCAAGCTGGGCGTCAACTCGCGCACCGAGTTGAAACGCGTGGCGGCAGTCAAACGGCGCCCGACCCGATCGGCGCGGCAAAGTTCGGGTTTGCGCGCAGTGTGA
- a CDS encoding TetR/AcrR family transcriptional regulator: protein MAVIDAARKLFAKRGYFNCTINEIADASRVSAGTVYAQCGGKQGLLKSLMDIWTTAPLVQETLDRIGATESLDEFLDVLGDSYFQFYRRFDDIVQIVVTTAAHDGEAAAALIEATHRHRSALHEIARKARALGGCPADFSDDDFADIVLYHYGPQNGFHFTVKVLGWPEQRARAWISGQLAHALQRGPTAVTEAPPARGVKHHKR, encoded by the coding sequence ATGGCCGTGATCGACGCCGCCAGAAAGCTGTTCGCTAAACGCGGCTACTTCAATTGCACCATCAACGAAATCGCAGACGCCAGCCGCGTCTCGGCGGGTACCGTGTATGCGCAGTGCGGCGGCAAGCAAGGGCTGCTGAAGTCCCTCATGGACATTTGGACTACCGCACCCCTGGTCCAGGAAACGCTCGATCGAATTGGCGCCACCGAATCTCTCGACGAGTTCCTCGACGTTCTCGGTGACTCCTATTTCCAGTTCTATCGGCGTTTCGACGATATCGTCCAAATCGTCGTCACCACGGCGGCGCATGACGGCGAAGCGGCGGCCGCACTCATCGAGGCAACCCATCGTCATCGGTCCGCGCTACACGAAATCGCACGTAAAGCACGGGCATTGGGGGGCTGCCCTGCTGATTTCTCGGACGACGACTTCGCTGACATTGTGCTGTACCACTACGGCCCGCAGAATGGCTTCCACTTCACGGTGAAGGTGCTCGGGTGGCCCGAGCAGCGTGCACGCGCCTGGATCAGCGGGCAGCTTGCTCATGCTCTACAACGAGGCCCGACGGCCGTTACCGAGGCGCCGCCGGCGCGTGGAGTCAAGCACCACAAACGCTAG
- a CDS encoding LGFP repeat-containing protein: MRTIAYRQAAVVGLTAALITVGCSNGKSVNASAPPQTSVNATSTSKVPTQPTEVKLTGDGGVEVTLTGPIAAKYTSATDDQKKALGKPLTGDRNAGTRPSGLVFQQFQGGVITAKNEQPGAPAYITTGKIREAWNIPRDPDGAPATTGTNGSAGPLGLPTSDVNTVDDLLVSTFERGKIVYNPTTGQVEVTVNGKVVPSGL; the protein is encoded by the coding sequence ATGAGGACGATCGCATACCGCCAAGCGGCAGTCGTCGGCCTGACTGCCGCGTTGATCACTGTCGGCTGCAGCAATGGCAAGAGCGTCAACGCGTCGGCACCGCCACAGACCAGTGTGAACGCCACCTCCACATCTAAGGTCCCAACGCAGCCCACCGAGGTGAAGCTCACCGGGGATGGTGGCGTCGAGGTGACTCTGACCGGGCCGATCGCCGCCAAGTACACGTCGGCAACTGATGATCAGAAGAAGGCTCTCGGCAAACCACTGACGGGTGACCGCAACGCCGGCACCCGGCCGAGTGGCTTGGTATTCCAGCAATTCCAGGGCGGCGTGATCACCGCCAAGAATGAACAGCCTGGCGCGCCCGCGTATATCACCACGGGCAAGATCCGCGAGGCCTGGAATATCCCACGCGACCCGGACGGCGCACCTGCGACCACCGGCACTAACGGTTCGGCGGGTCCGCTGGGCTTACCCACTAGCGACGTGAACACCGTCGATGATCTGCTCGTGTCGACCTTCGAGCGCGGCAAGATCGTGTACAACCCGACGACCGGCCAGGTCGAGGTGACCGTAAACGGCAAGGTCGTGCCGTCCGGGCTCTAG
- a CDS encoding DUF1906 domain-containing protein: protein MHNLPPMASTAQPRVVSRRDALRYAAAVAGLGAASVACGLPTAAATAPPQLIDFAAHQIPAQQIRAAGYSGVVNYVSMSRPGSSFGAKPITRSYADSLKSAGLVIVSNYQYGKPGSSAPSDFTRGYAGGVADARTAWQLHTTAGGGESAPIFFTIDEDINRDTWNHTALQWFRGINSVLGVQRTGVYGGVRVCQWAADDGVVGSSSTPGRRWLWQTRAWSGTQVHPAAVLYQRVVSTASNPGPKVGGLEVDVNDVLAPDCGQWNLHGSHPSGDVR, encoded by the coding sequence GTGCACAATTTGCCCCCGATGGCCAGTACCGCGCAACCGCGTGTCGTTTCCCGGCGCGACGCGCTGCGCTACGCCGCTGCGGTGGCCGGCCTGGGTGCCGCGTCAGTCGCCTGCGGCCTGCCCACGGCGGCTGCCACCGCTCCCCCTCAGCTGATTGACTTTGCCGCGCACCAGATTCCGGCGCAGCAGATCCGCGCCGCCGGCTATAGCGGGGTGGTCAACTACGTTTCGATGTCGCGTCCTGGCTCGTCGTTTGGCGCCAAACCGATCACTCGGTCCTACGCTGACTCATTGAAATCCGCGGGTCTGGTGATCGTCAGCAACTACCAATACGGCAAGCCGGGTAGCTCGGCACCGTCGGACTTCACGCGGGGCTACGCGGGCGGCGTCGCGGACGCGCGCACCGCCTGGCAGCTGCATACCACGGCGGGAGGCGGCGAGAGTGCGCCGATTTTCTTCACCATCGATGAGGACATCAATCGCGACACCTGGAATCACACTGCCCTGCAGTGGTTTCGCGGAATCAACTCGGTTCTCGGCGTTCAACGCACCGGCGTCTACGGCGGCGTCAGGGTGTGTCAGTGGGCCGCGGACGATGGCGTTGTGGGGTCTTCGAGCACACCTGGCCGCCGGTGGCTCTGGCAAACTCGTGCCTGGTCCGGCACTCAAGTCCACCCCGCCGCAGTCCTCTACCAGCGCGTCGTCAGCACTGCGTCCAATCCCGGGCCGAAGGTCGGGGGACTTGAAGTCGATGTCAACGACGTCCTGGCTCCCGACTGCGGCCAGTGGAACCTCCATGGGAGCCACCCAAGTGGCGATGTGCGATAG
- a CDS encoding GMC family oxidoreductase, with the protein MSPVAEFDFIIVGAGSAGCLLANRLSADPERRVLLIEAGGTDGWFWIKVPVGYLYTIANPRTDWCFTTEPDPGLAGRSIHYARGRVIGGCSSINAMIHMRGQASDYDLWAQATGDERWLWGGVDRPGETLAIYKELENYFGGADEWHGADGEIRVERPRVSWKILNAWQAAAAQVGISPVDEFNRGVNAGSAYFHVNQRRGRRWSMADAFLHPVAHRPNLTVYTQTQALRILMDDEVHADQRRGAWTTAQQRVTGVRLLKGNQIVDVRVRREVILSAGAIGSPHLMQVSGLGPAGLLARHHVPVAVDLPGVGENLQDHLQIRTIYRVRGAPTVNTLYRNWITRAGMGLQYLLLRSGPMTMPPSTLGAFAKSDPALGSADLEWHVQPLSLPKFGEPLHPFGAITPSVCNLRPSSRGHVRMANADPLINPKISCNYLSTDADRRTAAIGLRMTRQIMAAPALARYSPQELLPGPQLVSDEELEKAAGELGTTIFHPVGTCAMGAFDAQGHPRSAATVLDTDCRVYRVAGLRVVDASAMPTIISGNTNAPVMLIAERAARAIVE; encoded by the coding sequence ATGAGCCCGGTCGCCGAATTCGACTTCATCATCGTGGGAGCAGGTAGCGCGGGCTGCCTGCTCGCCAATCGGCTCAGCGCCGACCCCGAGCGCCGTGTCCTCCTGATTGAGGCAGGCGGCACAGACGGCTGGTTCTGGATCAAGGTGCCGGTTGGTTATCTGTACACGATCGCCAACCCCCGCACCGATTGGTGCTTCACGACCGAACCCGACCCAGGCCTGGCCGGCCGAAGCATCCACTACGCGCGCGGCCGTGTGATCGGCGGTTGCTCGTCGATCAACGCGATGATCCACATGCGTGGACAGGCCAGCGACTACGACCTATGGGCGCAGGCTACCGGTGACGAGAGATGGCTTTGGGGTGGGGTGGACCGCCCAGGCGAGACGCTGGCGATCTACAAAGAGTTGGAAAACTACTTCGGTGGCGCCGACGAGTGGCACGGCGCCGACGGTGAGATCCGCGTCGAGCGGCCGCGTGTGAGCTGGAAGATCTTGAACGCCTGGCAGGCCGCCGCTGCCCAGGTGGGCATCTCCCCGGTCGATGAGTTCAACCGGGGGGTCAACGCCGGCAGTGCGTACTTTCACGTCAACCAACGACGCGGCCGCCGCTGGTCGATGGCTGATGCTTTCTTGCATCCAGTCGCCCACCGACCCAATCTCACCGTCTACACGCAGACGCAAGCCTTGCGGATTCTGATGGACGATGAGGTTCACGCGGATCAGCGTCGCGGCGCGTGGACTACGGCGCAACAACGCGTCACCGGCGTGCGGTTGCTCAAAGGTAACCAAATCGTCGATGTCCGAGTCCGCCGGGAGGTCATCCTGAGCGCCGGGGCTATTGGCTCGCCGCATCTGATGCAAGTCTCGGGTCTGGGCCCGGCCGGCCTGCTCGCCCGGCATCACGTGCCGGTCGCCGTCGACCTGCCAGGAGTGGGCGAAAACCTGCAGGATCACTTGCAGATTCGCACCATCTACCGGGTCCGGGGTGCCCCCACCGTCAACACGCTGTACCGGAATTGGATCACCAGGGCGGGCATGGGACTTCAGTACCTGCTGTTGCGATCGGGGCCGATGACGATGCCGCCCTCCACTCTGGGCGCTTTCGCCAAGAGTGACCCCGCGCTAGGCAGTGCCGATTTGGAATGGCATGTACAGCCCTTGTCGTTGCCGAAGTTCGGCGAACCCCTGCATCCCTTCGGAGCGATCACTCCCTCGGTCTGCAATTTGCGACCCAGCTCGCGCGGCCACGTGCGCATGGCCAACGCGGATCCCCTTATCAATCCGAAGATTTCTTGCAATTACCTGTCGACTGACGCCGATCGTCGAACTGCCGCGATCGGCCTACGGATGACCCGCCAGATTATGGCGGCACCGGCTCTGGCCCGCTACTCTCCCCAAGAGTTGCTTCCCGGCCCACAACTGGTGAGCGACGAAGAGTTGGAGAAGGCGGCCGGGGAACTCGGAACAACTATTTTTCATCCGGTGGGCACCTGCGCGATGGGAGCCTTTGACGCACAAGGTCATCCGCGGTCGGCCGCCACAGTGCTCGATACCGACTGTCGCGTGTATCGCGTCGCCGGCCTTCGCGTGGTTGATGCCTCGGCTATGCCCACCATCATTTCCGGCAACACCAACGCGCCGGTCATGCTTATCGCCGAGCGGGCGGCGCGGGCGATCGTGGAATAA
- a CDS encoding dihydrofolate reductase family protein, translated as MGKLIYGFNVSVDGYIADAQRNIGWTDPSEELHQYWNDFERETACAFYGRRLYELMSAYWPTADEAPDATPMIVDFARIWRNMPKVVFSRTLESVEWNSRLERGDPVEVIRKLKAETDGRLEVGGATLAAPIVQAGLVDEYRIVVTPTAVGGGTPFFPTLPSWISLRLLENRTFPGGTVLLRYEAIHD; from the coding sequence GTGGGCAAACTCATCTATGGCTTCAACGTGTCGGTCGACGGGTACATCGCCGATGCGCAACGGAATATCGGTTGGACAGATCCAAGCGAAGAACTGCACCAGTACTGGAACGACTTCGAGCGGGAGACCGCGTGCGCGTTCTACGGGCGCCGCCTCTACGAACTGATGTCCGCGTACTGGCCGACCGCCGACGAAGCCCCCGACGCCACCCCGATGATCGTCGACTTCGCCCGTATTTGGCGCAACATGCCCAAGGTGGTGTTCTCGCGCACCCTAGAGTCCGTCGAGTGGAACTCCCGCCTGGAACGGGGCGACCCGGTCGAGGTGATAAGGAAGCTGAAAGCCGAGACCGACGGCAGGCTGGAGGTCGGCGGGGCGACGCTGGCGGCACCGATCGTGCAGGCCGGACTGGTTGACGAGTACCGGATCGTGGTCACGCCCACCGCCGTCGGCGGCGGCACTCCGTTTTTCCCGACACTGCCGTCGTGGATCTCGCTGCGGCTGTTGGAAAACCGCACCTTCCCGGGCGGCACGGTCCTGCTGAGGTACGAGGCCATCCACGACTGA
- a CDS encoding type VII secretion target has protein sequence MPDLVVDPDDIANIRQCLKEARERINAAFDAPDDAFRIKLRNTHGITSREGVDGIRHILARRREDVRSRLNRSLDDCDDALKMAATAYRTTDHTHGAALDEQLQRGG, from the coding sequence GTGCCGGACCTAGTAGTCGACCCAGACGACATCGCAAACATACGGCAATGCCTGAAAGAAGCCCGGGAGCGGATAAATGCCGCGTTTGACGCACCCGATGACGCCTTTCGAATCAAACTCAGAAATACCCACGGCATAACCTCGCGCGAGGGCGTCGACGGCATCCGGCATATATTGGCGCGGAGGCGCGAAGACGTCAGAAGCCGATTGAACCGTTCGCTAGACGACTGTGACGACGCGCTCAAAATGGCCGCCACAGCGTATCGGACGACTGATCACACCCATGGCGCCGCTCTTGACGAACAGCTTCAGAGAGGCGGCTGA
- a CDS encoding EspA/EspE family type VII secretion system effector, translating into MPADAAMAAAVLRVIINVTTAYKSSEDNDPAGSAAAGFATFQTVMTEVGRQWAKGELKAFLDKKPTVLLENGIALVSALEFVNGWSTPERASTLNTSRAFFDSAISKLELAAPDKNRWHGKAAMAYGVTNDRLKDAVRAAMEADKALQNWAKSQSEMVMGIRSQFSYTRTGLTACLFVAYAVYSYVLAQTLAASSVIFPISAALAQEAALSATRTFQKGAVGAALIALVAEASYHMAEIHSTTDAWESDVQAKYDAALKMVPIFSDTAPQTVAPTTRATTMPTFHSPRSGEVPVPSSVSSPAPDRLRGYPVAGGKGGYGGDVTKKPSHAQAPTAPSAPDAPAQPATPVMTPAAMSAAGNVVQQVGQGLQGAASQATNAFKQTATPGTKAPDNELTHGEKVDGAGAAVGAEGATRAPVDAAVDPQHPHEPLPPVESATRPKP; encoded by the coding sequence ATGCCGGCGGATGCGGCTATGGCGGCGGCGGTGCTCAGGGTCATTATTAACGTTACGACCGCGTACAAAAGCTCCGAGGATAACGATCCGGCCGGGTCGGCGGCGGCTGGATTTGCAACCTTCCAGACTGTGATGACAGAAGTCGGGAGGCAGTGGGCAAAAGGGGAACTCAAGGCGTTTCTCGACAAGAAGCCGACCGTTTTGCTAGAGAATGGCATCGCGTTAGTGTCTGCTCTGGAATTTGTCAACGGCTGGTCAACTCCTGAAAGAGCGTCGACGCTTAATACGTCCAGAGCGTTTTTCGATTCAGCTATTTCAAAGCTGGAACTGGCCGCACCGGACAAGAATCGCTGGCACGGCAAGGCCGCAATGGCGTACGGGGTAACGAACGATCGGCTAAAGGACGCTGTGCGAGCAGCGATGGAGGCAGATAAAGCCCTCCAAAACTGGGCGAAGTCACAGTCCGAGATGGTGATGGGCATTCGGTCGCAATTCTCGTATACCAGAACCGGGTTGACCGCGTGCCTTTTTGTCGCCTACGCCGTATATTCTTACGTCCTCGCGCAAACTCTGGCGGCCAGTAGTGTAATTTTTCCCATCTCGGCGGCATTGGCTCAGGAAGCCGCGCTGTCTGCTACCCGGACTTTTCAGAAGGGTGCAGTCGGAGCCGCATTGATCGCTTTGGTCGCCGAGGCAAGCTACCACATGGCCGAGATACATTCGACCACGGATGCATGGGAAAGCGACGTGCAAGCTAAGTACGACGCCGCTCTCAAAATGGTGCCGATTTTTTCCGACACCGCTCCCCAAACTGTCGCTCCCACGACACGCGCGACAACCATGCCGACCTTTCACTCGCCTAGAAGCGGTGAGGTCCCGGTGCCCTCCTCGGTGTCGTCTCCTGCGCCCGACCGCCTCAGGGGATACCCCGTTGCCGGCGGTAAGGGCGGGTACGGAGGCGACGTGACGAAGAAACCCTCGCACGCGCAAGCACCCACCGCGCCGTCCGCCCCCGACGCACCGGCCCAGCCGGCCACGCCAGTGATGACACCGGCCGCGATGAGTGCGGCGGGCAACGTGGTCCAACAGGTCGGCCAGGGGCTTCAGGGCGCCGCCTCGCAGGCCACCAACGCTTTCAAACAGACCGCAACCCCCGGGACCAAGGCCCCGGACAACGAGCTGACGCACGGCGAGAAGGTCGACGGTGCCGGTGCGGCGGTCGGCGCCGAAGGGGCAACGCGTGCTCCCGTCGATGCGGCGGTCGATCCGCAGCATCCGCACGAGCCACTCCCGCCGGTCGAATCGGCAACGCGGCCGAAGCCATAG
- a CDS encoding YbaB/EbfC family nucleoid-associated protein, which translates to MPGETGPQLAEVLQHTQEVISALDDSQYRTINKSFTATDETATVRVTVNGARWLTGLHIEHGLLRLGADTVKQRINEALHKAQEAAVETAESEEDMFEQTITALSTALQQHLGDLPGANGGLSASKESDPN; encoded by the coding sequence ATGCCCGGCGAAACCGGCCCGCAGCTTGCCGAGGTGCTGCAGCACACGCAGGAAGTTATCTCGGCACTCGATGACAGTCAGTACCGCACGATCAACAAATCCTTTACCGCCACAGACGAGACCGCGACGGTCAGGGTAACCGTAAACGGAGCGCGCTGGCTAACCGGTCTACATATCGAGCACGGCCTGCTGCGACTGGGCGCCGACACGGTGAAGCAGCGCATCAACGAGGCCCTGCACAAGGCGCAGGAGGCGGCCGTCGAAACCGCCGAATCCGAGGAGGACATGTTCGAGCAAACGATCACTGCGCTCAGCACTGCGCTCCAGCAGCATCTCGGAGATCTCCCGGGTGCGAACGGAGGGCTCTCGGCTTCGAAGGAAAGTGACCCGAACTGA